One Cohnella candidum genomic region harbors:
- a CDS encoding 3-hydroxyacyl-CoA dehydrogenase family protein, with protein sequence MFRTIGVVGAGTMGRSIAEMLAVKGLDVLLVEKSQEHLESALEMLEASLDRQMERWAITAAEKKLILNRIHKQKSLQDLGECDLVIETVSEDLDLKKQVFEELDRFLPETSVLASNTSTLSLTELAGVTQHPERVIGMHFVYPAFRVDVVEIIRGLQTSDDTFDRTKSFTEMVLDKKGVMVYESPGFVTTRLICLLINEALHLMEEGVASPEDIDTAMRIGYQFERGPLEMADRFGLDSVLAALERMFREYGELKYRPSFLLKKKVRAGQLGVKTGVGFFQYGKDGDRLP encoded by the coding sequence ATGTTTCGCACGATCGGAGTCGTAGGCGCGGGCACGATGGGCCGGAGCATCGCCGAGATGCTGGCCGTCAAGGGATTGGACGTGCTTCTCGTCGAGAAGTCCCAGGAGCATCTGGAATCGGCGCTGGAGATGCTGGAAGCGAGCCTGGACCGCCAAATGGAAAGATGGGCGATCACGGCCGCGGAGAAGAAGCTGATCCTGAACCGCATACATAAGCAAAAATCTCTGCAGGATCTCGGAGAATGCGATCTGGTCATCGAGACCGTCAGCGAGGATTTGGATCTGAAAAAACAAGTGTTCGAAGAGCTCGACCGCTTTTTGCCGGAGACGTCGGTGCTCGCCAGCAACACGTCGACGCTTAGTTTAACGGAGCTGGCCGGCGTCACGCAGCATCCCGAGCGGGTCATCGGCATGCATTTCGTCTATCCGGCGTTCCGGGTCGACGTGGTGGAAATCATCCGGGGGCTGCAAACGTCGGACGACACGTTCGACAGAACGAAAAGCTTTACCGAAATGGTCCTCGACAAAAAAGGGGTCATGGTGTACGAGTCCCCGGGCTTCGTCACGACCCGGCTCATCTGTCTGTTGATCAACGAAGCGCTGCATCTGATGGAGGAAGGCGTCGCGTCGCCGGAAGACATCGACACCGCGATGCGGATCGGCTATCAGTTCGAGCGCGGCCCGCTCGAGATGGCGGACCGGTTCGGCCTTGATTCCGTTTTGGCCGCGCTGGAACGGATGTTCCGGGAATACGGGGAGCTCAAATACCGTCCGTCATTCCTGCTTAAGAAGAAGGTGCGCGCCGGCCAGCTCGGCGTCAAAACCGGGGTCGGCTTTTTCCAATACGGCAAGGACGGTGACAGGCTCCCATGA
- a CDS encoding RNA polymerase sigma factor — MNSETNMDYLKYMVETDDPKALLEELMTAYGKEVWNYAYSITRKWDMADDISQEVFIKVYRHIHAFRRDASVKTWLLTITRNTAIDFQRSAFLRKVTLSDWLEERGENRSVEQESMEKWAMSEMWDMVLQLPAKYREAIILFAHHQLSMKEMADVLGVTEGTVKSRLFHARQKLAKMKEQSEHGPK; from the coding sequence TTGAACTCCGAGACGAATATGGACTACTTGAAATACATGGTGGAAACGGACGACCCGAAGGCGCTGCTGGAAGAGCTGATGACCGCCTACGGCAAGGAAGTTTGGAATTACGCGTACAGCATCACCCGCAAATGGGATATGGCCGACGACATCAGCCAGGAAGTGTTCATCAAGGTTTACCGGCACATTCACGCTTTCCGGCGGGACGCCTCCGTCAAAACTTGGCTGCTTACGATAACGCGCAATACCGCGATCGATTTTCAGCGTTCCGCATTTTTACGCAAGGTGACGTTATCCGATTGGCTGGAGGAGAGGGGAGAGAACCGTTCGGTCGAGCAGGAATCGATGGAAAAATGGGCCATGAGCGAAATGTGGGACATGGTGCTTCAACTTCCGGCGAAATACCGGGAAGCGATCATCCTGTTCGCCCACCATCAACTTTCCATGAAGGAAATGGCCGACGTTCTCGGAGTCACGGAAGGAACCGTTAAATCCCGGTTGTTCCACGCCCGCCAAAAACTAGCCAAGATGAAGGAGCAGAGCGAACATGGACCTAAGTGA
- a CDS encoding DUF5590 domain-containing protein, whose product MSLSRTESRRRLTSLSMGKWVAAGIVFVALLVLAFVLYVRTADSSYRADERRAVTIAKVQGGLTDIDQAVWYTWDDSLWIVSGQDKDGQSWILWERSDGIVKEKASDGYTESRIRERFAADRPAAVPLRVQPGWFGGMPAWEIRYRKSPASDQQGIDFYSFKEGALLKAYDLPGN is encoded by the coding sequence ATGAGCCTCAGCCGAACGGAAAGCAGGCGCAGGCTGACTTCCCTCTCCATGGGAAAGTGGGTCGCCGCGGGCATCGTTTTCGTCGCGCTGCTCGTCCTGGCGTTCGTCCTTTACGTCCGAACGGCGGATTCGAGTTATCGCGCGGATGAACGGAGAGCGGTCACCATCGCCAAAGTCCAAGGCGGGTTGACCGATATCGACCAGGCCGTCTGGTATACCTGGGATGACTCGCTGTGGATCGTATCCGGCCAAGACAAGGACGGCCAGTCGTGGATCCTGTGGGAACGCAGCGACGGCATCGTCAAAGAGAAGGCGTCCGACGGCTATACCGAATCGCGAATCCGGGAACGATTCGCCGCCGATCGGCCCGCGGCGGTGCCGCTTCGCGTCCAGCCGGGCTGGTTCGGCGGTATGCCGGCGTGGGAAATCCGCTATCGCAAATCGCCCGCTTCGGATCAGCAGGGCATCGATTTTTATTCGTTTAAAGAAGGTGCTTTACTGAAAGCCTACGATCTCCCCGGCAATTAA
- a CDS encoding acetate/propionate family kinase has protein sequence MKVLVINSGSSSLKYQLYDMEDESVMAKGRVERIGMESSILSHEVENKPEIREVSEILDHTTAVRKVLDMLTHRDFGVLGSIREIQAVGHRVVHGGESFGESALVTQEVKLEIRRLFDLAPLHNPAHMTGITAVEANLPDVPQAVVFDTAFHQSMPPTSYLYAIPTVLYRKHKIRRYGFHGTSVDYVVRGAAELLGRPLADLKLVVCHIGNGASCTAVLHGKSYDTSMGMTPLEGLMMGTRSGDLDPAVVPFTINKEDLTLNEVNSMLNKHSGLLAVSGVSSDMREVVQAMNEGNESARLAFEMYAYRIRKYIGAYAAAMNGLDAVVFTAGVGENSDVLRKRVCEGLSFFGLALDEQRNAERSGEPRKITTDDSKVAALVVPTNEELLIARDTYRLVRQS, from the coding sequence ATGAAGGTATTGGTCATCAACTCGGGAAGCTCCTCCTTGAAATACCAGCTCTATGACATGGAAGACGAGTCCGTCATGGCGAAGGGCCGGGTGGAACGGATCGGCATGGAATCGTCCATCTTGTCCCACGAGGTGGAGAACAAGCCGGAGATCCGCGAAGTCAGCGAAATCCTCGACCACACGACGGCCGTCCGGAAAGTGCTCGACATGCTGACGCACCGGGATTTCGGCGTGCTCGGTTCGATCCGCGAAATCCAAGCCGTCGGGCACCGGGTCGTGCACGGAGGCGAGTCGTTCGGCGAGTCGGCATTGGTGACGCAGGAAGTGAAGCTGGAGATCCGCCGGCTGTTCGATTTGGCGCCGCTGCACAATCCGGCTCACATGACGGGGATCACCGCCGTTGAGGCGAACCTCCCGGACGTCCCTCAGGCCGTCGTATTCGATACGGCGTTTCACCAATCGATGCCGCCGACCTCGTATTTGTACGCGATCCCCACGGTACTCTACAGGAAGCACAAAATCCGCCGTTACGGCTTCCACGGCACCTCCGTGGATTACGTCGTCCGAGGCGCGGCGGAGCTGCTCGGCCGGCCGCTCGCGGACCTGAAGCTGGTCGTCTGCCACATCGGCAACGGCGCCAGCTGCACGGCCGTGCTCCACGGCAAATCGTACGACACGAGCATGGGCATGACGCCGCTTGAAGGCTTGATGATGGGGACCCGCAGCGGCGACCTGGATCCGGCCGTCGTTCCGTTCACGATCAACAAGGAAGACCTGACGCTGAACGAAGTGAATTCGATGCTGAACAAGCACAGCGGCCTGCTCGCGGTTTCCGGCGTCAGCAGCGACATGCGCGAGGTCGTGCAGGCGATGAACGAAGGCAACGAGAGTGCGAGGCTCGCCTTCGAGATGTACGCCTACCGCATTCGCAAATACATCGGCGCATACGCCGCCGCCATGAACGGCTTGGACGCCGTCGTGTTTACCGCGGGCGTCGGGGAAAATTCCGACGTGCTCCGCAAGCGGGTATGCGAAGGCCTGTCTTTCTTCGGTCTCGCGCTCGACGAACAGCGCAATGCGGAACGTTCCGGCGAGCCGAGGAAGATCACGACCGATGACTCTAAGGTGGCTGCGCTGGTCGTGCCCACGAACGAGGAACTGCTGATCGCCCGCGACACCTACCGTCTGGTGCGGCAATCCTGA
- a CDS encoding 2,3-diketo-5-methylthiopentyl-1-phosphate enolase, with protein MSNSAYSTATYRLYDDKADFDKKATGIAVGLTVGSWTELPEVAKQQMEKYLGKVVSVDVHDGSGEPGTRYADITIAYPDLNFSRDLPAFLVTVFGKLSMDGRIKLLDVQPSAEFLQALPGPKFGAAGVRDLLGVHDRPLVMSIFKSVIGYDLPNLREQFLQQALGGVDLIKDDEILFENPLSPLEKRVPACIGAASEAEQQTGQKLIYFTNLTGPTYELRDNAKRAVEAGANGLLFNVLAYGFDALAGLAADPDIPVPIAAHPAMAGAMYPSPHYGISAPLLLGKLVRMAGADLSLFPSPYGSVVMPKEENLAVRDALLSDKLPHKKAFPVPSAGIHPGLVPLILKDFGPEVVVNAGGGVHGHPGGAAAGGKAFRQAVDAVLRGTSLEDYAAETGHEELKAAIERWGVRTS; from the coding sequence ATGAGCAACAGTGCTTACAGCACCGCGACCTACCGTCTGTATGACGATAAGGCCGATTTCGACAAGAAAGCGACGGGCATCGCCGTCGGCCTGACGGTCGGCAGCTGGACCGAATTGCCGGAAGTCGCGAAGCAGCAAATGGAGAAGTATCTCGGCAAAGTCGTCTCCGTGGACGTTCATGACGGCAGCGGCGAACCGGGCACGCGTTATGCGGACATCACGATCGCTTACCCTGACCTGAATTTCAGCCGCGACCTGCCGGCGTTTCTCGTGACCGTCTTCGGCAAGCTGTCGATGGACGGACGGATCAAGCTGCTCGACGTGCAGCCGTCCGCCGAATTCCTGCAGGCGCTGCCGGGACCGAAATTCGGCGCGGCCGGCGTCCGGGACCTCCTCGGCGTCCATGACCGGCCGCTCGTCATGAGCATTTTCAAATCCGTCATCGGATACGACCTGCCCAACCTGCGGGAGCAATTCCTGCAGCAAGCGCTCGGCGGCGTCGATCTGATCAAGGACGACGAAATCCTGTTCGAGAACCCGCTGTCCCCGCTGGAGAAACGCGTTCCCGCCTGTATCGGCGCCGCGAGTGAAGCGGAGCAGCAAACCGGCCAGAAGCTCATCTACTTCACGAACCTTACGGGACCGACGTACGAACTGCGCGACAACGCCAAACGGGCCGTCGAAGCCGGGGCCAACGGCCTTCTGTTCAACGTGCTCGCCTACGGCTTCGACGCGCTCGCGGGACTGGCCGCCGATCCGGACATTCCCGTGCCGATCGCCGCGCATCCGGCGATGGCCGGCGCCATGTATCCGTCGCCGCATTACGGCATCTCCGCGCCTCTGCTGCTCGGCAAATTGGTACGCATGGCGGGAGCGGACTTATCCCTCTTCCCTTCGCCCTACGGCTCCGTCGTCATGCCGAAGGAAGAAAACCTGGCCGTTCGCGACGCCCTGCTCAGCGACAAGCTTCCGCATAAGAAGGCGTTCCCGGTTCCGTCCGCGGGCATCCATCCGGGTCTCGTCCCTCTCATCCTGAAGGACTTCGGACCGGAGGTCGTCGTGAATGCCGGAGGCGGCGTGCACGGCCATCCCGGCGGCGCGGCCGCGGGAGGCAAAGCGTTCCGGCAGGCGGTCGACGCCGTCTTGCGCGGAACCTCGCTCGAAGATTATGCGGCCGAAACCGGCCATGAGGAACTGAAAGCCGCCATCGAGCGCTGGGGGGTACGCACATCTTGA
- a CDS encoding AAA family ATPase, producing the protein MKTYGKEIAIGFVPVFLLFLMYVGVSPMPIITLLLVSTALFFLTKARGGIAVGAMNKKSAAKVPTFLSFDDIGGQEQAKKELTEALEFMVKREEIKKLGIRPLKGILLTGPPGTGKTLLAKAAAHFTKSAFVAASGSEFVEMYVGVGASRIRDLFKEARAQAAKLKLNSAVVFIDEIDGIGGKRDGGQHREYDQTLNQLLTEMDGIQGNENIRILLIAATNRKELLDPALLRPGRFDRHIQVDLPDKKGREHILQLHARNKPLEEGVSLDRVAEETFGFSGAQLESVMNEAAIYALREEREQLSQTDLTQAIDKVMMGERTDRETTREERERVAMHELGHAIMAEVLRPGSVAQVSLTPRGQALGYVRHHPRKDSYLYTKQTLEDQIMIALGGAAAEELIYGGRSTGSRGDFEQATGIVKTLIESGMSELGIIHPQALTQVEWAKENANILNGLMDRTRKHLGENRAKFDQLLSILVKEETLSGDRLRECLAVSPANPVAS; encoded by the coding sequence CTGAAAACATACGGGAAAGAAATCGCCATCGGCTTCGTTCCCGTTTTCCTGTTATTCCTGATGTACGTCGGGGTTTCCCCGATGCCCATCATCACCTTATTGCTCGTTTCCACTGCGCTGTTCTTCCTTACGAAGGCGCGCGGAGGCATCGCCGTCGGCGCGATGAACAAGAAAAGCGCCGCCAAGGTGCCGACTTTCCTCTCCTTCGACGATATCGGCGGACAGGAACAAGCGAAGAAAGAATTGACGGAAGCGCTCGAATTCATGGTCAAACGCGAGGAAATCAAGAAGCTGGGCATCCGCCCGCTGAAGGGCATTCTGCTGACCGGGCCTCCAGGGACCGGCAAAACGCTGCTCGCGAAGGCGGCGGCGCATTTCACGAAGTCCGCGTTCGTGGCCGCATCCGGCAGCGAATTCGTTGAAATGTACGTCGGCGTCGGCGCCAGCCGGATCCGGGACCTGTTCAAGGAAGCCCGCGCCCAGGCCGCGAAGCTGAAGCTCAATTCCGCCGTCGTCTTCATTGACGAAATCGACGGCATCGGCGGCAAACGCGACGGCGGTCAGCATCGGGAATACGACCAAACGCTGAACCAGCTGCTTACCGAGATGGACGGCATCCAAGGCAACGAAAACATCCGTATTCTGCTCATCGCGGCGACGAACCGGAAAGAGCTGCTGGATCCCGCATTGCTCCGTCCCGGCCGTTTCGACCGTCATATCCAAGTCGATCTGCCGGACAAGAAAGGCCGCGAGCATATTCTGCAGCTTCATGCCCGCAACAAGCCTCTCGAAGAGGGCGTATCGCTCGACCGGGTGGCGGAGGAAACGTTCGGCTTCTCCGGCGCCCAATTGGAGAGCGTCATGAACGAAGCGGCCATCTATGCGCTGCGTGAAGAACGCGAGCAGTTGAGCCAGACGGATTTGACGCAAGCGATCGACAAAGTCATGATGGGCGAGCGGACGGACCGGGAGACGACCCGGGAAGAACGCGAGCGCGTCGCCATGCACGAGCTCGGGCACGCCATCATGGCGGAGGTTCTCCGTCCCGGCAGCGTCGCGCAAGTGTCGCTTACGCCGAGGGGCCAGGCGCTGGGCTATGTGCGCCACCACCCCCGCAAGGACAGCTACCTGTACACGAAACAGACGCTGGAGGATCAAATCATGATCGCCCTGGGCGGAGCCGCGGCCGAGGAATTGATTTACGGCGGACGCAGCACCGGCTCGAGGGGGGACTTCGAGCAGGCGACCGGCATCGTGAAGACGCTGATCGAATCCGGCATGTCGGAGCTCGGCATCATCCATCCGCAAGCGTTGACGCAGGTAGAATGGGCGAAGGAGAACGCCAACATTTTGAACGGGTTGATGGACCGTACGCGCAAGCATCTGGGAGAGAACCGCGCGAAGTTCGACCAGTTGCTGTCCATCCTTGTGAAGGAAGAGACGCTGTCGGGAGACCGGCTTCGCGAATGTTTGGCCGTCTCTCCGGCGAATCCCGTCGCCTCTTAA
- a CDS encoding 2-hydroxy-3-keto-5-methylthiopentenyl-1-phosphate phosphatase, with protein sequence MNGSTSKITLFPRPPVLFCDFDGTITLSDNIVAIMQKFEPPGVKPIIDDIVSGTKSIRQGVGEMFALLPSSKKEEIRSFVLETAGIRPGFPELLAWCKEHDVPFYVTSGGIDFFVYPLLEPFGIPADHIYCNGSSFEGDNIEILWPHACDDECANDCGMCKTTVIRRFPRDEYYRILIGDSITDFAGAKLADLVFSRSHLTEKCRELGLPHIAFETFHDIIRHLDQGGLSS encoded by the coding sequence TTGAACGGATCGACATCGAAGATCACCTTGTTCCCCCGCCCGCCGGTCTTATTTTGCGATTTCGACGGCACGATCACGTTAAGCGACAACATCGTCGCGATCATGCAGAAGTTCGAACCGCCCGGGGTGAAGCCCATCATCGACGACATCGTCAGCGGGACCAAGTCCATCCGCCAAGGTGTCGGGGAAATGTTCGCCCTGCTGCCCTCCTCCAAGAAAGAGGAAATCCGTTCCTTCGTCCTCGAGACGGCGGGCATCCGTCCCGGATTTCCCGAGCTGCTGGCCTGGTGCAAGGAGCACGACGTGCCCTTCTACGTGACGAGCGGCGGCATCGACTTCTTCGTGTATCCGCTGCTGGAGCCGTTCGGCATTCCGGCGGACCACATTTATTGCAACGGCAGCAGCTTCGAAGGCGATAATATCGAAATCCTGTGGCCGCACGCGTGCGACGACGAATGCGCTAACGACTGCGGCATGTGCAAAACGACGGTCATCCGCCGGTTCCCGCGGGATGAGTACTACCGGATCCTCATCGGCGACAGCATTACCGATTTCGCCGGCGCGAAGCTGGCGGATCTCGTCTTCTCGCGTTCGCACCTGACGGAGAAGTGCCGCGAACTGGGCCTTCCGCATATCGCGTTCGAAACGTTCCACGACATCATCCGACATTTGGACCAAGGAGGCCTGTCCTCATGA
- a CDS encoding DUF2500 domain-containing protein, whose amino-acid sequence MFGNDPGFGGFDGGFGAMGTIIPLFFIVVLGIIAFSAIRGIAQWNRNNAQPVLTVDARLVSKRTHVSHHHHSDGNDSFQHSTTSSTTYYATFEVQSGDRMEFRINGAEFGMLAEGDNGKLSFQGTRYLGFSRAQRSEAY is encoded by the coding sequence ATGTTCGGTAACGATCCGGGTTTCGGCGGCTTTGACGGCGGTTTCGGAGCGATGGGGACGATCATTCCTTTGTTTTTCATTGTCGTGCTCGGGATTATCGCGTTCAGCGCGATCCGGGGAATCGCCCAGTGGAACCGGAATAACGCGCAGCCGGTGTTGACCGTGGATGCCCGATTGGTCAGCAAAAGGACGCATGTGTCCCATCACCACCATAGCGACGGAAACGATTCCTTTCAGCATTCGACGACCTCCAGCACGACGTACTACGCGACGTTCGAAGTGCAGAGCGGGGACCGTATGGAATTCCGCATAAACGGAGCCGAGTTCGGCATGCTGGCCGAAGGCGACAACGGCAAGCTTTCGTTTCAGGGAACGCGTTATCTGGGGTTCAGCCGAGCGCAGCGAAGCGAAGCCTATTGA
- a CDS encoding DnaD domain-containing protein, giving the protein MDDRGGIARGLAEAYMDGAASIPYALLRTYRALKLSDTEVMLLIQLLAFRQLEQIEFPTMEQLQERLGSSPSVVGQAMQKLVKQGLVGIDEMVDPVTGVQSDRYNLSGLFQKIGALLAAGEFPLRTGGGDASASPDSLDARHAARPPVSKTSVFGGATNLFAVFEQEFGRPLSPMEVETINGWLDKDGYDEDLVLFALKESVFAGKLHFRYIDRILLEWSRNRVSNVEEARAHTQKFRTGK; this is encoded by the coding sequence ATGGACGATCGGGGAGGTATCGCGCGCGGCTTGGCCGAAGCCTATATGGACGGCGCGGCCAGCATTCCGTATGCGCTGCTCAGGACATACCGGGCTCTCAAACTGAGCGACACGGAAGTGATGCTGCTGATTCAGCTCCTGGCTTTCCGCCAATTGGAGCAGATCGAATTTCCGACGATGGAACAGCTGCAGGAGCGTCTCGGATCCTCGCCGTCCGTCGTCGGCCAAGCGATGCAGAAGCTCGTGAAACAAGGGCTCGTCGGCATCGACGAAATGGTCGACCCGGTGACAGGCGTCCAGTCCGACCGCTATAACCTGTCCGGCCTGTTCCAGAAGATCGGCGCGCTCCTCGCGGCGGGAGAGTTCCCGCTGCGTACGGGCGGGGGCGACGCCTCCGCGTCGCCGGATTCTCTTGATGCCCGCCATGCCGCGCGTCCTCCCGTGTCGAAGACATCCGTCTTCGGGGGAGCGACGAACCTGTTCGCGGTGTTCGAGCAGGAATTCGGCCGGCCGTTGTCGCCAATGGAGGTCGAGACGATCAACGGGTGGCTGGACAAGGACGGCTACGACGAAGATCTGGTGCTGTTCGCGCTGAAAGAATCGGTGTTCGCCGGCAAGCTCCATTTTCGGTATATCGACCGGATTTTGCTGGAATGGAGCCGCAACCGCGTCTCCAACGTCGAGGAAGCCCGCGCCCATACGCAGAAATTCAGAACGGGCAAATAA
- the asnS gene encoding asparagine--tRNA ligase gives MQNKVTISEVGQHVGESVTFGGWLTRRRSSGKIQFLQLRDGTGFIQGVLVKEEVSEEAWENAGKLTQESSLYVTGVVREDPRSKSGYELSVTGIEIIQITQDYPITPKEHGVDFLMDHRHLWLRAPRQRAIMRIRAQIISAIQEFFDRNGFTLVDPPILTPSSAEGTTELFHIKYFDEDAYLTQSGQLYMEAAAMALGKVYSFGPTFRAEKSKTRRHLIEFWMIEPEMAFVDHEENLRVQEQFVSHVVGKVLENCRPELETLERDISALERVKPPFPRITYDEAIKMLGELGMELPWGEDFGAPHETALAEKFDRPLFITHYPTGIKAFYMKPDPSRPEVVLCADMIAPEGYGEIIGGSQRIDDPGLMEERFKEHELSPEAYQWYLDLRRYGTVPHSGFGLGLERTVSWICGLEHVRETIAFPRMLYRLYP, from the coding sequence ATGCAAAATAAAGTCACGATTTCGGAAGTCGGCCAACACGTCGGAGAATCGGTGACGTTCGGCGGCTGGCTGACGCGCCGGCGGTCCAGCGGCAAAATCCAGTTTTTGCAGCTTCGCGACGGAACCGGCTTCATCCAGGGCGTTCTGGTCAAAGAAGAGGTATCCGAGGAAGCCTGGGAGAACGCGGGCAAGCTGACGCAGGAAAGCTCCCTGTACGTGACCGGCGTTGTCCGCGAAGATCCGCGGAGCAAATCCGGGTACGAGCTGTCCGTCACGGGAATCGAAATCATCCAGATCACGCAGGATTATCCGATTACGCCCAAGGAGCACGGCGTCGATTTCCTGATGGACCATCGCCACCTGTGGCTGCGCGCGCCGAGGCAGCGGGCGATCATGCGCATCCGCGCCCAAATCATTTCCGCCATTCAGGAGTTTTTCGACCGGAATGGCTTCACGCTCGTCGATCCGCCGATTCTGACGCCATCGTCTGCGGAAGGGACGACCGAGCTGTTCCATATCAAATATTTCGACGAGGACGCCTACCTGACGCAGAGCGGCCAGCTTTACATGGAAGCCGCGGCGATGGCGCTCGGCAAGGTGTATTCGTTCGGCCCGACGTTCCGCGCGGAAAAGTCCAAAACCCGCCGCCACTTGATCGAGTTTTGGATGATCGAACCGGAAATGGCTTTCGTGGACCACGAAGAGAACTTGAGGGTGCAGGAGCAGTTCGTCTCGCACGTGGTCGGCAAGGTGCTCGAGAACTGCCGTCCCGAGCTGGAGACGCTGGAGCGGGACATCTCCGCGCTCGAACGCGTGAAGCCGCCGTTCCCCCGCATCACGTACGACGAAGCGATCAAGATGCTCGGGGAGCTCGGCATGGAGCTGCCTTGGGGCGAAGATTTCGGCGCGCCGCACGAAACGGCGCTGGCCGAGAAATTCGACCGGCCGCTCTTCATCACGCACTATCCGACGGGCATCAAGGCGTTCTATATGAAGCCCGATCCGTCCAGGCCGGAAGTGGTCCTGTGCGCCGACATGATCGCGCCCGAAGGCTACGGGGAAATCATCGGAGGCTCGCAGCGGATCGACGATCCGGGATTGATGGAGGAACGCTTCAAGGAGCATGAACTGTCTCCGGAAGCCTACCAATGGTATTTGGACCTGCGCCGTTACGGCACCGTGCCGCACTCCGGATTCGGATTGGGCTTGGAAAGAACCGTATCCTGGATTTGCGGCTTGGAGCACGTGCGGGAAACGATCGCGTTTCCTCGGATGCTTTACCGCTTGTATCCGTAA
- the mtnB gene encoding methylthioribulose 1-phosphate dehydratase codes for MSFADIPLEEKQRVIGELSAIKADFASRGWFAGTSGNLSMRVGEYRPDAFHFAVTASGKDKSKSTPEDFLFVDQAGKPCETTRLKPSAETVIHCEIYRKTGCGAIFHTHTVFNNLVSEWFWERRHVPVEGVELIKAFNIWDEEAVIQIPIVSNFADVPRIVPEITEKLDPRIPGILLRKHGIYAWGEDAFAAKRHLEAFEFLFEYAYRWELLKSGKAL; via the coding sequence ATGAGCTTCGCGGACATCCCGCTCGAAGAGAAGCAGCGCGTGATCGGCGAATTGTCGGCCATCAAGGCCGACTTCGCCTCCCGCGGCTGGTTCGCCGGCACGAGCGGCAACCTGTCGATGCGCGTCGGCGAATACCGCCCGGACGCGTTCCATTTCGCCGTCACCGCCAGCGGCAAAGACAAATCAAAGTCGACGCCGGAAGATTTCCTGTTCGTCGACCAGGCAGGCAAGCCTTGCGAGACGACGCGCCTGAAGCCGTCCGCGGAAACGGTCATCCATTGCGAGATTTACCGCAAAACGGGCTGCGGCGCCATTTTCCATACGCACACGGTGTTCAACAACCTCGTCTCCGAATGGTTCTGGGAACGCCGCCACGTGCCCGTGGAAGGTGTCGAGCTGATCAAGGCGTTCAACATTTGGGACGAAGAAGCCGTCATCCAGATACCGATCGTCAGCAACTTCGCGGACGTTCCCCGCATCGTACCCGAAATCACCGAAAAGCTCGATCCGCGGATTCCCGGCATTCTCCTGCGCAAACACGGGATCTACGCCTGGGGCGAAGACGCCTTCGCCGCCAAACGCCATCTCGAAGCGTTCGAGTTCCTGTTCGAGTATGCGTACCGCTGGGAGCTGCTGAAATCCGGCAAAGCCCTGTAA
- the proC gene encoding pyrroline-5-carboxylate reductase gives MNGTSASPLGNVNLCFYGAGSMAEAILRGLTEARLASPDRITVMNRQNAERLQELHRRYGVIPAVQEQAKHDALHNADVIVLGMKPKDSANALRALAPLLRPEQLIVSAIAGLSIGTMESLLGGSRAIVRTMPNTSSMISLGATGISFSPAVTADQRELALAMFEAIGITAVVEEPLIEAVNGVSGSGPAYVYYLMEAMIDAGIDLGLTAEAAKELTVQTVLGAAEMVRRTGENPADLRRKVTSPGGTTQAAIETLERFHYQEGMNAAILRCAERAKEMGEAIRMEAALPLARSE, from the coding sequence TTGAACGGAACTTCCGCCTCCCCGCTGGGGAACGTAAACCTGTGTTTCTACGGAGCCGGCTCCATGGCCGAAGCGATCCTTCGCGGATTGACGGAGGCCCGCCTCGCGAGCCCGGACCGCATCACCGTCATGAACCGCCAAAACGCGGAGCGGCTCCAGGAGCTTCATCGCCGTTACGGCGTGATTCCGGCCGTGCAGGAGCAGGCGAAACATGACGCCCTGCATAACGCCGACGTCATCGTGCTCGGCATGAAGCCGAAAGACTCGGCGAATGCCCTGCGCGCGCTCGCCCCGCTGCTCCGGCCGGAGCAGCTGATCGTATCCGCCATCGCCGGACTGTCGATCGGCACGATGGAATCGCTGCTCGGCGGCAGCAGGGCTATCGTCCGTACGATGCCGAACACGTCGAGCATGATCAGCCTCGGCGCCACGGGAATCAGCTTCTCCCCCGCCGTTACGGCGGACCAGCGAGAGCTCGCGCTCGCCATGTTCGAAGCGATCGGCATTACCGCCGTCGTGGAGGAACCGCTGATCGAGGCCGTCAACGGCGTATCGGGCAGCGGCCCCGCGTACGTGTATTATCTGATGGAAGCGATGATTGACGCCGGAATCGATCTGGGTCTTACCGCGGAAGCCGCCAAAGAGTTGACGGTGCAAACCGTGCTCGGCGCCGCGGAAATGGTGCGCCGCACCGGGGAAAACCCGGCGGACCTGCGCCGGAAGGTCACCTCGCCCGGCGGCACGACCCAAGCCGCCATCGAAACGCTGGAACGGTTCCATTATCAGGAAGGCATGAATGCCGCCATTCTCCGCTGCGCGGAAAGGGCCAAAGAAATGGGCGAAGCGATCCGCATGGAAGCCGCCCTCCCCCTCGCCCGCAGCGAATAA